Proteins from one Carassius gibelio isolate Cgi1373 ecotype wild population from Czech Republic chromosome A25, carGib1.2-hapl.c, whole genome shotgun sequence genomic window:
- the LOC127947267 gene encoding bromodomain-containing protein 1 isoform X3: MRKKVRHNRVATPQRPPSPIKPSRNRETLTYAEAQRIVELEIDGSVHRLSIYDKMDVIDSDDPLAQEISECTSNKENTEKPQQVLVRSVRLKNNQQKKSAALTTVQGSPAQGRLPEPKIRTVEYNLPAVPRRPSAYYNYVEKTLDELDEEVEYDMDEEDYAWLELINEKRKSDGYSQVSQNLFEFLMDRFEKESFFESQGQGDPQPLIDEDAVCCICMDGECQNSNAILFCDMCDLAVHQECYGVPHIPEGRWLCRHCLNSPSQLAECIFCPNKGGALKRTDDDRWGHVVCAIWVPEVGFTNTVFIEPIDGVANIPPARWKLTCYLCKKKGVGACIQCSKANCYTAFHVSCAQKAGLYMKMEPIKEVTESEATTFSVKKTAYCCSHTPNGCVRRPLTIYEDSKPKNGLCQKAAHRDRAKGCHKKNKKKLESEPITVVPTVSGPSITPKSFNTILNQVSVQKKKMFVERVLSYWMLKRQSRNGVPLIRRLQTAIQTQKEPEQAPRVDDRQALKEQLKDWHRLRHDLERARLLLELIRKREKLKREEMKLQQSVLEMQLTPFPVLLRAVLEQLQEKDQTKIFAQPVSVKEVPDYLDHIKHPMDFSTMRKRIDAHGYKNLDEFEDDFNLIINNCMKYNAKDTFFYRAAVRMRDYGGAILRKTRRDTERIGFDFASGMHLAEPPKIEPPPALTWDEVDRLLNPANRKHMSKEEQLNKLLEMLDLTTAMKSCPSRSKRLKLLKKTISDVRMEMGHKMEPPSLEQNNPKEEEKAPLILPQANEEEGDKLPPKLELSDSLPLLKNVDSPCEPPTLKPMEPSLEKCPKKVKFDGKTFSTSLLNGLSSDVMPSENNVMVATSTLTEPANMVSRRTAVLFRKSKNTSPQKPSNTSESSTDCPQLGTKTFLSVVIPRLETLLQRRKRTHSASGDSQGDEDECPIKRLDTGMSNGFSEPKKGLTVNRLSEPRRRCASESSLSSSGSGSIQENTSDVSHTKSGKGKLAMTRRNTTDDKKELVNCVEPGNISKANKLAADHRSSDVSSGMPSQRRVHSHPSTGRAPGRRADAVQVQGETLPRPLLRQQTQLAMAS, translated from the exons ATGAGGAAGAAGGTTCGACATAATCGTGTTGCCACCCCACAGAGGCCTCCTTCTCCCATCAAACCCTCACGTAACCGCGAGACCTTGACATATGCTGAGGCTCAGCGTATTGTGGAGCTGGAGATCGACGGCTCTGTGCACCGGCTCAGCATTTATGACAAAATGGATGTCATCGACAGCGATGACCCTTTAGCTCAGGAGATCAGCGAGTGCACCAGCAACAAGGAGAACACGGAGAAGCCGCAGCAGGTTCTCGTGCGCTCAGTGCGGCTTAAAAACAACCAGCAGAAGAAGAGCGCCGCATTGACGACTGTGCAGGGTTCGCCAGCTCAGGGCAGGCTACCAGAGCCAAAGATCAGAACGGTTGAGTACAATCTCCCGGCTGTGCCACGGAGGCCGTCAGCGTACTACAACTATGTGGAGAAGACACTGGACGAGCTCGACGAGGAGGTGGAATACGACATGGATGAGGAAGACTATGCATGGCTCGAGTTGATCAACGAGAAGAGGAAGAGCGACGGCTACAGCCAGGTCTCTCAGAACCTCTTCGAGTTTCTCATGGACCGCTTCGAGAAGGAGTCTTTCTTTGAAAGCCAGGGCCAAGGAGACCCCCAGCCACTTATCGACGAGGATGCGGTGTGCTGCATCTGCATGGATGGCGAGTGCCAGAACAGTAATGCGATTTTGTTCTGTGACATGTGCGATCTCGCCGTGCATCAGGAGTGTTACGGCGTCCCCCATATCCCGGAGGGCCGCTGGCTTTGCCGGCACTGCTTAAATTCTCCCTCCCAGCTCGCCGAGTGCATATTTTGTCCGAATAAAGGTGGAGCGCTTAAGAGGACGGATGATGATCGCTGGGGGCACGTGGTCTGTGCCATCTGGGTCCCCGAAGTGGGTTTTACCAATACGGTTTTCATTGAACCCATTGATGGTGTGGCAAACATTCCTCCAGCTCGCTGGAAACTCACCTGTTACCTGTGCAAGAAGAAAGGAGTGGGCGCCTGCATTCAGTGCAGCAAAGCCAACTGTTACACAGCTTTCCATGTAAGCTGCGCTCAGAAAGCTGGTCTCTACATGAAGATGGAGCCCATCAAAGAGGTCACTGAATCAGAAGCTACTACGTTCTCTGTGAAGAAAACGGCATACTGTTGCTCTCATACACCTAATGGCTGTGTGAGGAGACCCCTTACTATATATGAGGACTCCAAACCCAAGAACGGTTTATGTCAGAAGGCTGCTCACAGGGATAGAGCAAAGGGATGCCataagaagaacaaaaaaaagctTGAATCGGAGCCCATCACAGTGGTTCCCACGGTTTCTGGGCCTAGTATTACACCTAAAAG TTTCAACACAATTCTCAACCAAGTTTCTGTCCAAAAGAAGAAGATGTTTGTGGAACGGGTTCTCAGTTACTGGATGCTCAAGAGGCAGTCGAGGAATGGTGTCCCACTAATAAGGCGCCTGCAGACTGCCATACAGACGCAAAAAGAACCAGAACAG GCACCACGCGTTGATGACCGTCAAGCTCTGAAAGAGCAGTTAAAGGACTGGCATCGTTTACGGCATGACCTGGAGCGTGCTCGCTTGCTACTGGAGCTCATCCGCAAGAGAGAGAAGCTAAAGAGAGAGGAG ATGAAGTTACAGCAGTCGGTTTTGGAGATGCAGCTCACTCCATTCCCTGTCCTGCTGCGAGCAGTGCTGGAACAGCTGCAAGAGAAAGACCAGACTAAAATCTTTGCCCAGCCAGTCAGCGTTAAAGAG GTTCCTGATTATTTAGACCACATCAAGCACCCTATGGACTTCTCCACAATGAGAAAGCGTATTGATGCCCATGGGTATAAGAACCTGGATGAGTTTGAGGATGACTTCAACCTCATTATCAACAACTGCATGAAGTACAATGCCAAGGACACCTTTTTCTACCGTGCTGCTGTGCGTATGCGAGATTACGGTGGAGCGATCCTCAGGAAGACTCGGCGGGACACCGAACGAATAGGCTTTGACTTTGCCAGTGGAATGCACCTCGCTGAGCCTCCTAAGATAGAGCCACCTCCAGCATTGACCTGGGATGAGG TTGACAGACTGTTAAACCCAGCCAATCGCAAGCACATGTCTAAGGAGGAACAATTGAATAAGCTGTTGGAGATGCTGGATTTAACCACTGCCATGAAGTCATGCCCTTCTCGGAGCAAAAGGCTCAAACTGCTGAAGAAGACCATCAGCGATGTGCGAATGGAAATGGGTCACAAAATGGAGCCCCCTTCATTGGAGCAGAATAATCCCAAGGAAGAGGAAAAAGCGCCTCTTATTCTACCACAAGCCAATGAGGAAGAAG GTGACAAGTTACCTCCAAAACTTGAGCTTTCAGATTCTCTGCCACTCCTGAAAAACGTAGACAGTCCCTGTGAACCTCCGACACTGAAACCCATGGAGCCCAGCCTTGAAAAGTGCCCGAAAAAGGTCAAATTTGACGGGAAGACGTTCTCTACCTCACTTCTAAATGGTCTCTCCTCTGACGTTATGCCCTCTGAAAATAACGTTATGGTTGCTACCTCCACTCTTACTGAACCAGCGAATATGGTCAGCCGCCGAACAGCTGTGCTGTTCCGAAAGTCAAAGAACACGAGTCCGCAGAAGCCGTCGAACACAAGTGAATCCTCAACTGATTGCCCTCAGCTGGGCACTAAGACGTTCTTGTCGGTGGTCATCCCTCGCCTCGAAACCCTGCTCCAGCGCAGGAAGAGGACGCACAGTGCTAGTGGAGACAGTCAGGGTGACGAGGATGAATGTCCGATTAAACGCTTGGATACTG GCATGTCTAATGGCTTTTCTGAGCCAAAGAAAGGGCTAACTGTGAATCGGCTGTCAGAGCCTCGTCGCCGCTGTGCTTCAGAGTCCAGCCTTTCCTCAAGCGGAAGCGGGAGCATCCAGGAAAACACAAG CGATGTCAGTCACACGAAGAGCGGGAAAGGGAAGCTGGCGATGACGAGACGAAACACGACGGACGATAAAAAAGAATTGGTCAATTGCGTGGAACCAGGGAACATTTCCAAGGCCAACAAGCTGGCAGCAG
- the LOC127947267 gene encoding bromodomain-containing protein 1 isoform X2, whose product MRKKVRHNRVATPQRPPSPIKPSRNRETLTYAEAQRIVELEIDGSVHRLSIYDKMDVIDSDDPLAQEISECTSNKENTEKPQQVLVRSVRLKNNQQKKSAALTTVQGSPAQGRLPEPKIRTVEYNLPAVPRRPSAYYNYVEKTLDELDEEVEYDMDEEDYAWLELINEKRKSDGYSQVSQNLFEFLMDRFEKESFFESQGQGDPQPLIDEDAVCCICMDGECQNSNAILFCDMCDLAVHQECYGVPHIPEGRWLCRHCLNSPSQLAECIFCPNKGGALKRTDDDRWGHVVCAIWVPEVGFTNTVFIEPIDGVANIPPARWKLTCYLCKKKGVGACIQCSKANCYTAFHVSCAQKAGLYMKMEPIKEVTESEATTFSVKKTAYCCSHTPNGCVRRPLTIYEDSKPKNGLCQKAAHRDRAKGCHKKNKKKLESEPITVVPTVSGPSITPKSFNTILNQVSVQKKKMFVERVLSYWMLKRQSRNGVPLIRRLQTAIQTQKEPEQAPRVDDRQALKEQLKDWHRLRHDLERARLLLELIRKREKLKREEMKLQQSVLEMQLTPFPVLLRAVLEQLQEKDQTKIFAQPVSVKEVPDYLDHIKHPMDFSTMRKRIDAHGYKNLDEFEDDFNLIINNCMKYNAKDTFFYRAAVRMRDYGGAILRKTRRDTERIGFDFASGMHLAEPPKIEPPPALTWDEVDRLLNPANRKHMSKEEQLNKLLEMLDLTTAMKSCPSRSKRLKLLKKTISDVRMEMGHKMEPPSLEQNNPKEEEKAPLILPQANEEEGDKLPPKLELSDSLPLLKNVDSPCEPPTLKPMEPSLEKCPKKVKFDGKTFSTSLLNGLSSDVMPSENNVMVATSTLTEPANMVSRRTAVLFRKSKNTSPQKPSNTSESSTDCPQLGTKTFLSVVIPRLETLLQRRKRTHSASGDSQGDEDECPIKRLDTGMSNGFSEPKKGLTVNRLSEPRRRCASESSLSSSGSGSIQENTSDVSHTKSGKGKLAMTRRNTTDDKKELVNCVEPGNISKANKLAADHRSSDVSSGMPSQRRVHSHPSTGRAPGRRADAVQVQGETLPRPLLRQQTQLTPMGHQKVLTDTQGTPKGNGFLNPRWYRSESTRP is encoded by the exons ATGAGGAAGAAGGTTCGACATAATCGTGTTGCCACCCCACAGAGGCCTCCTTCTCCCATCAAACCCTCACGTAACCGCGAGACCTTGACATATGCTGAGGCTCAGCGTATTGTGGAGCTGGAGATCGACGGCTCTGTGCACCGGCTCAGCATTTATGACAAAATGGATGTCATCGACAGCGATGACCCTTTAGCTCAGGAGATCAGCGAGTGCACCAGCAACAAGGAGAACACGGAGAAGCCGCAGCAGGTTCTCGTGCGCTCAGTGCGGCTTAAAAACAACCAGCAGAAGAAGAGCGCCGCATTGACGACTGTGCAGGGTTCGCCAGCTCAGGGCAGGCTACCAGAGCCAAAGATCAGAACGGTTGAGTACAATCTCCCGGCTGTGCCACGGAGGCCGTCAGCGTACTACAACTATGTGGAGAAGACACTGGACGAGCTCGACGAGGAGGTGGAATACGACATGGATGAGGAAGACTATGCATGGCTCGAGTTGATCAACGAGAAGAGGAAGAGCGACGGCTACAGCCAGGTCTCTCAGAACCTCTTCGAGTTTCTCATGGACCGCTTCGAGAAGGAGTCTTTCTTTGAAAGCCAGGGCCAAGGAGACCCCCAGCCACTTATCGACGAGGATGCGGTGTGCTGCATCTGCATGGATGGCGAGTGCCAGAACAGTAATGCGATTTTGTTCTGTGACATGTGCGATCTCGCCGTGCATCAGGAGTGTTACGGCGTCCCCCATATCCCGGAGGGCCGCTGGCTTTGCCGGCACTGCTTAAATTCTCCCTCCCAGCTCGCCGAGTGCATATTTTGTCCGAATAAAGGTGGAGCGCTTAAGAGGACGGATGATGATCGCTGGGGGCACGTGGTCTGTGCCATCTGGGTCCCCGAAGTGGGTTTTACCAATACGGTTTTCATTGAACCCATTGATGGTGTGGCAAACATTCCTCCAGCTCGCTGGAAACTCACCTGTTACCTGTGCAAGAAGAAAGGAGTGGGCGCCTGCATTCAGTGCAGCAAAGCCAACTGTTACACAGCTTTCCATGTAAGCTGCGCTCAGAAAGCTGGTCTCTACATGAAGATGGAGCCCATCAAAGAGGTCACTGAATCAGAAGCTACTACGTTCTCTGTGAAGAAAACGGCATACTGTTGCTCTCATACACCTAATGGCTGTGTGAGGAGACCCCTTACTATATATGAGGACTCCAAACCCAAGAACGGTTTATGTCAGAAGGCTGCTCACAGGGATAGAGCAAAGGGATGCCataagaagaacaaaaaaaagctTGAATCGGAGCCCATCACAGTGGTTCCCACGGTTTCTGGGCCTAGTATTACACCTAAAAG TTTCAACACAATTCTCAACCAAGTTTCTGTCCAAAAGAAGAAGATGTTTGTGGAACGGGTTCTCAGTTACTGGATGCTCAAGAGGCAGTCGAGGAATGGTGTCCCACTAATAAGGCGCCTGCAGACTGCCATACAGACGCAAAAAGAACCAGAACAG GCACCACGCGTTGATGACCGTCAAGCTCTGAAAGAGCAGTTAAAGGACTGGCATCGTTTACGGCATGACCTGGAGCGTGCTCGCTTGCTACTGGAGCTCATCCGCAAGAGAGAGAAGCTAAAGAGAGAGGAG ATGAAGTTACAGCAGTCGGTTTTGGAGATGCAGCTCACTCCATTCCCTGTCCTGCTGCGAGCAGTGCTGGAACAGCTGCAAGAGAAAGACCAGACTAAAATCTTTGCCCAGCCAGTCAGCGTTAAAGAG GTTCCTGATTATTTAGACCACATCAAGCACCCTATGGACTTCTCCACAATGAGAAAGCGTATTGATGCCCATGGGTATAAGAACCTGGATGAGTTTGAGGATGACTTCAACCTCATTATCAACAACTGCATGAAGTACAATGCCAAGGACACCTTTTTCTACCGTGCTGCTGTGCGTATGCGAGATTACGGTGGAGCGATCCTCAGGAAGACTCGGCGGGACACCGAACGAATAGGCTTTGACTTTGCCAGTGGAATGCACCTCGCTGAGCCTCCTAAGATAGAGCCACCTCCAGCATTGACCTGGGATGAGG TTGACAGACTGTTAAACCCAGCCAATCGCAAGCACATGTCTAAGGAGGAACAATTGAATAAGCTGTTGGAGATGCTGGATTTAACCACTGCCATGAAGTCATGCCCTTCTCGGAGCAAAAGGCTCAAACTGCTGAAGAAGACCATCAGCGATGTGCGAATGGAAATGGGTCACAAAATGGAGCCCCCTTCATTGGAGCAGAATAATCCCAAGGAAGAGGAAAAAGCGCCTCTTATTCTACCACAAGCCAATGAGGAAGAAG GTGACAAGTTACCTCCAAAACTTGAGCTTTCAGATTCTCTGCCACTCCTGAAAAACGTAGACAGTCCCTGTGAACCTCCGACACTGAAACCCATGGAGCCCAGCCTTGAAAAGTGCCCGAAAAAGGTCAAATTTGACGGGAAGACGTTCTCTACCTCACTTCTAAATGGTCTCTCCTCTGACGTTATGCCCTCTGAAAATAACGTTATGGTTGCTACCTCCACTCTTACTGAACCAGCGAATATGGTCAGCCGCCGAACAGCTGTGCTGTTCCGAAAGTCAAAGAACACGAGTCCGCAGAAGCCGTCGAACACAAGTGAATCCTCAACTGATTGCCCTCAGCTGGGCACTAAGACGTTCTTGTCGGTGGTCATCCCTCGCCTCGAAACCCTGCTCCAGCGCAGGAAGAGGACGCACAGTGCTAGTGGAGACAGTCAGGGTGACGAGGATGAATGTCCGATTAAACGCTTGGATACTG GCATGTCTAATGGCTTTTCTGAGCCAAAGAAAGGGCTAACTGTGAATCGGCTGTCAGAGCCTCGTCGCCGCTGTGCTTCAGAGTCCAGCCTTTCCTCAAGCGGAAGCGGGAGCATCCAGGAAAACACAAG CGATGTCAGTCACACGAAGAGCGGGAAAGGGAAGCTGGCGATGACGAGACGAAACACGACGGACGATAAAAAAGAATTGGTCAATTGCGTGGAACCAGGGAACATTTCCAAGGCCAACAAGCTGGCAGCAG